The Oscillatoria acuminata PCC 6304 genomic interval CACGAAGAATTAGAAGTCAAGCGCGAAGGAAATCCAACTGTTGATGATAATAAAACGCGCCGCTAAACCAATTCATGATTGATTCACGCTTCGGATTCAATGCCTGAAATTGAGACAGAGCCCCCGGATCGGGGTAGTGAGTAACCCCGAGGCTCCTATCGGATGTCATGAAAGGGATAATTCATCAAGGGAGTGGGAGCGTTCCACTCCCTACCGTCCCCAGGGAGCGAGACGCTCTCACTTAATTCTAATTTTCATCAGAATTTAGACTTTATTATATAAAAAATAATCAACCCGTTTAAATTCTTTTACCCTCTCACAAGCATTAAATGACTGATTAATTCACCAGTTTGAACAGCTAGCAGTAAGGAGAATATTAATTATGGTTTTTTCATTGAAATGGCCCGTTGCCATCATCAGTTCTATGGTTCTCGGCGTGACAGCCGGGGTTATGGTTCCGGATCTAGGGAAGGTAAAAACTGCTTCGGCACAGGGTCAACAACCTCAACAACAACCTCAACAACAAAGCTCCTTCCCCGATGTCGAACCCAATTATTGGGCCAGTCCGTTTATTGAAGGGTTAGCGCAAGAAGATATTGTGGTAGGATATCCCGACGGAACCTTTAGACCCACTCAAAATATCGAGCGGGATGAGTTTGCCGCCCTCATTCGCCAGGCGTTTAATGTAACTGAAAGGCGCGAAATTTCCAGTGGCAGTGAGTTTAATGATGTTCCTCAAAATTATTGGGCAGTTCCGGCGATCGAGGAAGCCTATCAAGGCGGTTTTATGGATTCCTTTTCTAATAATCAGTTATTTTATCCCCAGCGAGAAATGACGAGAGCAGAGGCAATTACCTCGTTAGCACAAGGTTTACAATTGGTCCAAGTTCGTCCCCCAGCTACAGCTTATCAAGCTGGCGATCGCACTCCCACCGCATCTCGTGCCAGACGCCCGGTAGCCAAACGGCAACTCGCATTCCCCCTGGCGTTTACCGCCATGATGCAACCGTTACACTTAATTCAGCGAGCCAACGCACAGCCGGCAGCACAACCGGGACCTGCCGTCGAGGAACCCACTCAAGAATCCTTTGTCACCGAACAACCGGCACCGGATTTAACCGCCTATTATAATGATGCCGATCGCGTTCCCTCCGAGGCAACCGACCCCATCTTAGCAGCAACCCAAGCTAATATCGTGGTCAATCATCCCGATCCAGCAGTCCTCAACCCCAACGAATTTCTGAGTCGAGGTTCCGCTGCTGCCATGATTTATCAAAGTTTAGTCCATGCCGGACGTATGGAACCGCTACCGGAAAATTCCGCTGCGAATCAATACATTGTCGAACCCTCTTCAGAGAACCAACCTTAAATGAATGTAGGGCGATTCTCGAATCGCCTCTACAAAGGTTGAGGGAATGGGTCAGTCCGTAAAAGGCGATCGCAAGAAGCCCTCAAACCCGGTGACAGCAGCAAAAAGTCCGGATGTAGCCCGATTTTCGCGCAAGGAAAGAGGGTGGAGTTTGCCGATTCATAGCCTTGGGTGGTTGATGAATTTGTGCAGACCCCATTTAAGCGCAACCATAGTAAGGGCAACCTATGAAACGAATAAGTGCTGAGGACCTGCTGAATCATTATGAAGCTGGACAACGTGACTTTTTGCTGTTGGATCTCAGTGGTTTAGATCTGCGGGGGGCTTCTTTACCCCATATTAATCTCATGGGCGTTGATCTCGTCGGGGCCGATCTCAGCGGTGTCGATCTGAGCAATGCAGACCTCAGTGGTGCCGATCTCACTCGGGCGAACCTGTCCTACTCCAATCTGAGCGGAGTTGAACTCTCTCATGCGATCGTCGGTGAAGCTAACTTTACCGGCGTCAACCTCTCCGGATCTATCCTCAATGGTCTAATTTTAGGGCGGGAAGATGCCCAAGGACCCAATTTCAGCGAAGCCAATTTAACCGGGGCCAGGTTAGTCGAGGTCCAGTTACCCCGGGCAAATTTCACCGCAGCCAATCTCACCGCTGCGGACTTGGCCTATTCTCATCTCACTAGGGCTAACTTCTCGGAGACCTTTTTGCTAGGAACGTTCCTCAAACAAGCTAATCTAGCCGGAGCCAATTTCAGACGCGCTCATTTGTTCGGCACTTTTTTTGTAGAAGCCTGTTTAAGTGAGGCTTGTTTTGAGAATGCCTTTCTCAACTGTGTGAATTTCTATCATGCCGATTTAAACCAGGTTAACTTCGACCTGACCACCGATTACAAACGCCTCGTCATGCCTACCGGCTACCGAGGCGATCGCTGTAAGTTCCGCCAGTTACGAGAAAATCGCCAAGAAAATGTAGCCGTTAAACCCCCAATTCAGGCGCATTCCGTTCATTGGTGATGGAGTTTGGGGATGGGGAGATGGGGAGGATGGGGGCTTACAAGAGTAGGTTTTTTACCTCCGGTCCCCTCCCCTGT includes:
- a CDS encoding S-layer homology domain-containing protein → MVFSLKWPVAIISSMVLGVTAGVMVPDLGKVKTASAQGQQPQQQPQQQSSFPDVEPNYWASPFIEGLAQEDIVVGYPDGTFRPTQNIERDEFAALIRQAFNVTERREISSGSEFNDVPQNYWAVPAIEEAYQGGFMDSFSNNQLFYPQREMTRAEAITSLAQGLQLVQVRPPATAYQAGDRTPTASRARRPVAKRQLAFPLAFTAMMQPLHLIQRANAQPAAQPGPAVEEPTQESFVTEQPAPDLTAYYNDADRVPSEATDPILAATQANIVVNHPDPAVLNPNEFLSRGSAAAMIYQSLVHAGRMEPLPENSAANQYIVEPSSENQP
- a CDS encoding pentapeptide repeat-containing protein gives rise to the protein MKRISAEDLLNHYEAGQRDFLLLDLSGLDLRGASLPHINLMGVDLVGADLSGVDLSNADLSGADLTRANLSYSNLSGVELSHAIVGEANFTGVNLSGSILNGLILGREDAQGPNFSEANLTGARLVEVQLPRANFTAANLTAADLAYSHLTRANFSETFLLGTFLKQANLAGANFRRAHLFGTFFVEACLSEACFENAFLNCVNFYHADLNQVNFDLTTDYKRLVMPTGYRGDRCKFRQLRENRQENVAVKPPIQAHSVHW